Proteins from one Athene noctua chromosome 20, bAthNoc1.hap1.1, whole genome shotgun sequence genomic window:
- the TLR4 gene encoding toll-like receptor 4 produces the protein MPRRGALPLRTLVVLLQLALVPSQLAGCLLNPCLEVIANKTFRCTGLNISGVPAEVPNTTQNLDLSFSNLKSLGSNYFSPVPELQLLDLTRCHLHTIEDNSFKDLPKLSTLILTANSLQYLGTAAFYGLTSLKKLVLVETNLTSLTDLPIGHLHTLNELNLGHNNIASLKLPKYFSNLTSLRHLSFTSNKITYISKGDLDAFREVNRLNLTLVLSLNNIKYIEPGSFAKIHLGELVLRSSFEDFNGMCTSLQGLTGLHVNRLIVGEFNDRQRLVDFQRGLLSGLCHVQMQEFVLISLREFEDNTDTLFNCIGNVSSIRLVDLRLEEVSEVPVLSQVKHLECKKCKFKEVPAVKLSLFKELRVLRITKSKHLNTFHQKFWGLSNLEVIDLSENRLSFTSCCSPQFRECPNLKHLNLSFNSDISMTGDFTNVKNLLYLDLQHTKLFGPGSYPVFLSLQKLIYLDISYTRTHVKSQCTFCGLNSLKVLKMAGNSFENNKLANNFKNLSHLHTLDISNCKLVQVDQSTFDALSELKELNISNNKLLIFDPVVYKPLQALTALDFSNNQLSVLLDSALEILPDSLVLLDISQNLFECSCVNLNFLKWIKEKQELLQNKELMICHTPAYMKNVDLSSFYLSSCQLKASTVTSSVIMLLAAAVFLFLIYKYYFQLYYSLVLLSGCKHSAERGDTYDAFVIHSSKDQEWVMRELVEPLEGGKPPFQFCLYYRDFLPGVPIVTNIIQEGFLSSRNVIAVISTDFLESKWCSFEFDIAQSWQLVEGKAGIIMIVLEDVNKALLRQRLGLSRYLRRNTYLEWKNREISRHIFWRQLTGVLLEGRKTELQRRRAHVK, from the exons ATGCCCAGGAGAGGAGCTCTTCCCCTGCGGACACTcgtggtgctgctgcagctggcgCTTGTCCCATCACAGCTGGCAGGCTGCCTCCTCAATCCCTGTTTGGAG GTTATCGCTAACAAAACTTTCAGATGCACGGGACTGAACATCTCTGGAGTTCCTGCTGAAGTCCCAAACACCACCCAGAACTTGGATCTCAGTTTCAGCAATCTGAAATCTCTGGGCTCAAATTATTTTTCaccagttcctgaactgcagctTCTAGATCTTACAAG GTGCCACCTCCATACAATAGAAGATAACTCCTTTAAGGATCTTCCTAAACTTTCCACCTTAATTTTAACTGCCAATTCCCTCCAGTACCTGGGGACAGCAGCCTTCTATGGCTTAACATCTCTGAAAAAACTAGTACTGGTGGAAACTAACCTAACCTCTCTGACTGACCTACCCATTGGACACTTGCATACCCTGAATGAGCTGAATTTGGGCCACAACAACATTGCTTCATTGAAGCTTCCCAAGTATTTCAGCAACCTAACCTCTCTCAGGCACCTGAGCTTTACCTCTAACAAGATCACATATATCTCCAAAGGAGACCTTGATGCCTTCAGGGAAGTGAACAGGCTCAACCTCACGCTGGTGCTTTCCttgaataatataaaatatatagagCCAGGGTCCTTTGCAAAGATTCACCTTGGGGAGCTGGTTCTAAGGTCCTCTTTTGAGGACTTCAATGGGATGTGCACTTCTCTTCAAGGCCTGACTGGTTTACACGTCAACAGACTAATAGTTGGAGAATTCAACGACAGGCAGAGACTGGTAGACTTTCAGAGAGGACTTTTGAGTGGACTGTGTCACGTACAAATGCAAGAGTTTGTTTTAATCTCTCTCAGGGAATTTGAGGATAACACAGACACTCTTTTTAACTGCATAGGCAACGTCTCCAGTATTCGGTTGGTGGACCTCCGACTTGAAGAGGTGTCAGAGGTCCCTGTGTTGTCTCAAGTGAAACATCTGGAATGCAAGAAATGCAAGTTTAAGGAAGTGCCTGCTGTGAAGCTGTCTCTTTTCAAGGAACTGAGAGTACTTCGTATTACCAAGAGCAAACACCTCAATACCTTCCATCAGAAATTTTGGGGTCTAAGTAACCTGGAGGTGATAGATTTGAGTGAGAATCGCCTGTCCTTCACTAGCTGCTGTTCCCCTCAGTTTCGTGAGTGTCCAAATTTGAAACACTTGAACCTAAGCTTCAATTCTGACATCAGCATGACTGGAGATTTCACTAATGTGAAGAATTTGTTATATTTGGACCTTCAGCACACAAAGTTATTTGGTCCTGGATCCTACCCTGTCTTTCTATCCCTTCAGAAACTCATTTACCTCGATATTTCCTATACCAGAACTCATGTTAAATCCCAGTGTACATTTTGTGGCTTGAACTCTTTGAAAGTGCTCAAGATGGCAGGCAACTCCTTTGAGAACAATAAATTGGCCAACAACTTCAAAAACCTAAGTCACCTCCACACCTTGGATATTTCAAATTGCAAATTAGTACAGGTGGATCAAAGTACATTTGATGCCCTCTCTGAACTAAAAGAGCTAAACATCAGCAACAATAAGCTACTGATCTTTGATCCTGTAGTCTACAAGCCGCTCCAAGCCCTCACAGCCCTGGATTTCAGCAACAACCAGCTGAGTGTTCTGTTAGACTCAGCCCTGGAAATCCTGCCTGATAGTCTGGTCTTGTTAGACATCTCTCAAAACCTGTTTGAATGCTCTTGTGTAAACCTGAACTTTCTGAAATGGATCAAGGAAAAGCAGGAGCTGTTGCAGAACAAGGAGTTGATGATATGCCACACGCCTGCATACATGAAGAATGTGGACCTGTCAAGCTTCTATTTGTCCTCCTGCCAACTCAAGGCAAGCACAGTGACATCCTCAGTGATCATGTTGCTCGCTGCAGCAGTGTTCCTCTTCCTGATTTACAAGTACTACTTCCAGCTATACTACTCATTGGTGCTGCTCAGTGGGTGTAAACACTCTGCAGAAAGGGGTGACACCTATGATGCATTTGTTATCCACTCCAGTAAAGACCAAGAATGGGTGATGAGAGAGCTGGTGGAACCCTTAGAAGGAGGAAAACCTCCCTTCCAGTTTTGTCTTTACTACAGGGATTTCCTACCAGGGGTACCCATTGTCACCAATATCATCCAAGAAGGTTTTCTGAGTAGCAGAAATGTCATTGCAGTCATCTCTACTGACTTTCTGGAAAGTAAGTGGTGTAGCTTTGAGTTTGACATTGCCCAGTCCTGGCAGCTTGTTGAAGGAAAGGCTGGAATCATCATGATTGTACTAGAAGACGTGAATAAGGCCTTGCTGAGACAGAGGCTGGGGCTGTCCCGATACCTGAGGAGGAATACCTATCTGGAGTGGAAAAACAGGGAAATAAGCAGGCACATCTTTTGGAGGCAGCTGACAGGAGTCCTGCTAGAAGGCAGAAAAACAGAGTTACAAAGACGTAGAGCTCATGTGAAGTGA